GTTTCAGGAGTAATAAAAAAGTACTTGCGCAAAAGGTAAGCCTAGCGCTATAGTGGATAGTGCTTACGCTATATATAGCGTAGATGCTAAAGGAGGGTGTAGTGAAGTGCCACGATTGTGATTATATGGATTCTAAGGTTATAGAATCACGCGATTTAGAGGATGGTGCTTCTATTCGCCGCCGCCGCCAATGCTTAAAATGCGGTTTCCGCTTCACAACTTATGAGCGTTTGGACAAACCGAGGCTTTCGGTTATTAAAAAGGACGGCCGAAGAGAACCTTACGACCGCGATAAAGTAGCTGGGGGGATGTACAGGGCTTGCGAGAAGCGCCCCATAGCCATAGCGCTGGTAGAGGAGGTGATCGATCAGATTGAGCGCGAGGTACGGGCCCTGGGCGAAGCCGAAGTGCCGAGCGAGCAGGTGGGCGGAATCGTTATGAATAAGCTGATGGCTCTAGATGATGTGGCTTATGTACGTTTTGCCAGTGTGTACCGCTCTTTTACTGATGTGGCATCGTTCGAAGCTGAGCTTGAGCGGCTGAAGAAACGAATAGTCTAATAGGTTGGCTGTTGGCCTTGCAGGGGTGAAGCAAGGCTAGCGTCTAACCGCTAGGGGGACTTTGAAAAGTTGGGCTGAGATTGGGCAATGGGACACTCAGAGTGAGGGTACTTTGGGTGCCCAATTGTCCTATCTCAGCAAACACTCCTGTTAGCTGCTATGGGCAACTGTGAAATCAGTCTGCCCACGCGGCAGGAAGGAGAAATAAAATGGCTCAAAGTGTAAAGAATGTCATGGCACGTCTTCACGCTCAATTTACGGAGTTGGTCCCGGATGATTATGCGGTGACCAGCCCCGAACCTGACTTCGACGACAACCAGCGAACCATCTTCGACAACCGGTACAGCCGGAAAGACGAAGATGGCAACCCCAGCGAGCTGCCTCAGGAGGCGATTTGGCGTAAAGCCATTAACGTCTCTGCGGTTGAGGCTCTCTATGCTGGTGAGCGTAAGCTCGGCACCAAATCGCCCAGCAAGGCGCGCCGAGTCGACCCCAAGCATGTCGAGTTTCCTTTCCGTACAGCGGTACGCAAGTACAACTGGTTGGTGGGGAACAAGCTCATCACCAACTCTTTCGAGCGGGTGATGATGGCAGGCATGGAGGCTTGGCTGGAAAAGGCTAAGCAGTTCCAGACCTTGGTGACACGCCTGGATTACCTGGGCAATTCACCGACCTGGACCGGTGCCGGTACCAATCTGGGTCAGCTGGCTGCCTGTTTCGTTCTGCCGATCGCCGATGACCTCGGTCGCCGGCGTGACAGCATTTACGAAACACTGAAGGTGGCTGTGCTGATTCAGCAGACGGGTGGCGGGAACGGTTTTCCGCTCTACGACATCCGCCCAGAGGGCGCTTTGGTGTATCGCAGCATGGGTAAGGCCTCGGGAGCAATGAGTTTCCTGCGGGTCTACAACGCTGCTTTCATCGAGATGGCTCAGGGCGGAACCCGGCGCGGTGCAAACATGGGCGTCATGCTGGTCAGCCATCCTGAGATCCGGCCATTCATGAATGCCAAGACCGAAGAGGGGAAGATCAAGGAGTTCAACCTGTCCGTGGCTATCACGGACGACTTCATGCAGAGCGTGGAGGAGGACGCCGATTTCAACCTCGAGTTCGATGGCAAGGTCTACGAGACCGTCAAGGCCAGAGAACTTTACGAGGAGATCATCCAGAAGGCCTGGATTATGGGCGACCCCGGTAACCTGTTCATAGACAGGGCCAACCGGGACAACCCTAACCCCAGGCGCTATCGGTTGAAGGCCACTAACCCCTGTGGGGAGCAGTGGCTGGGTGAGTACGAGAATTGCTGCCTCGGTTCGATCCATATCGGCAATTTTGCCAATTGGGACGGAACGTTCGATTGGGAGCGTTTTCGTGAGGCGGTCGTGCTTTCCACCGAGTTCCTGGATGACGTCGTGGATGCCAACGCCTACGTGCCGGAAGTGCCTGAGTTGGAGGCTGCGGCCGAAGGCGGGCGGCGAATCGGCTTGGGCCTGATGGGATTGGCTGACGCTCTGGCCAAGGTGGGTTTGGGATACAACACACCGGAAGGACGCGAGTTCTCCGCGCAGGTCACGGAGTTTGCCCGCTACCACTGCATGCTTACTTCGATCGAGCGTGCAGAGGAGCGCGGGCCATTCCACTGGATCAAAGATTCAATCTACGATCCTGACTTGCTGAAGGAATTTGGTCCGGGTGCTGAGTATGCCGGCATTACGGAGCAGGGCGAGCCGTTTACCCATAAGCTCTGGCAGCCTCCGCAGCCGCTCGTTCAGTTTGAGCGCGACTTCGGCCGGCCCGAGCTGGATTGGGACCTGGTAACCCAGGGTATCATCCAGCATGGAATCCGTAACTGCTGCCAGTTCACCTTCGCTCCGACCGGCACCATTTCCAATGTAGCCGGCTGTGAAGGTAGTGGGTGCGAGCCGTTCTTTGCCTTGCGTTTCATCCGTACGATGATGCAAGAGGCGGAGAATATCGAGCTCCCATATCTGTCCAGTCTGTTCGAGGAGTCTCTGCGGCGCCATGGCGTCTCAGATGAGGATCGCGAGCAGATTCTGGCAGAGCTGGCTGAAGCTCCGAACGGCTCATGCCAAGAGATCGAGTTGGTTCCAGAGGCAGTCAAGCAGGCCTTCGTGGTTGCTGCTGACATTTCTGCCGAGGCCCACGTTCGTATGCAGGCCAGTCTGCAGGCGTTCGTCGATAACTCGATCTCCAAGACCATCAATATGCCGAACGAGGCCACGCCTGAGGACGTTTCGACGGCCTACAAGCTGGCTTACGAGCTCGGCTGCAAGGGCATCACCATCTACCGGCAGGGTAGCCGGCAGCTGGAGGTGCTTTCTACCAAATCGGCCAGTAAGACTGGTGAGGTAGAGGTGGTCGATGAAGAGCACTGGCCTATCATTCGGCCAATGGCAATTCCGCGCCAAGCCGAAAAAGAGGGGCTGCCTGCCCGGGTTTTCCCGGTCATGACGCCCTTTGGCAAGATGCAGGTGACTATTACCGAGCATCCGGATCATCCCGGGCGCCCGTTTGACACCCGCATCACTTTCGGTAAGGCCGGCAACGACAAGGCGGCTGATACCGAAGCGCTGGGCCGGATGATCTCACTGCTGTTCCGCAGCGGTGTTGCAGTTGAGGACATCGTCGACCAGCTCAAGGGTCTGGGTGGGTTCACCCAGTATGGCTTGGGGGAGAGAAAGGTGCTTTCGGCACCAGACGGTCTCTCTAAGCTGCTTGAGCGCAAGTACATCGATGTCGATGCCGACGTCTCGGAGCTAGAGGATGCCGCTGCTGACCCGCCTGCTGAAGGCGGGAATGGCAAGGTGCTTGGGACGGAGATCTGCCCCAAGTGCCACCGCGGTACAGTCGTCTTCGCGGACGGCTGCCTTCACTGCGAAATCCGCCTTGGCGGATGCGGTGAATACAACAAGTGCCTCTAGGCACAACAACACTGGCTGCTGAGCAACTATTAGCGGCTAGTGCGGGCCGGGTTTCGGCATCCCTTAAATGGGGTGTCGGGCCCGGCCCTTTTTCTTTTTGTTATAATTAATGGCAATGGTTGCCAAGATACTATTTACCAAAGGAGCTCCAGCCTATTCTGATATCGAAAGATTTCAGGAAAAACTAGGAAAATTCCAGGTTGAAACCGAATTAATTGAAGCTGACAGCAAAGATGGGATCAGGCTGACAGAGTTGTACGATGCTATGGATCGCCCAGCGGTACTTTTGATTCGTGAGGGCGGTGGTTTGGTGCAGAAATGGCAGGGTACGCTGCCGACAGTAGAAGAAGTTAGCTACCTAGCACACATTTAAATGCTAGAAGCCGTACTAATCAACTTCATAAACCTGTTTGTGACCGTGTTCAACATTCTGCTGCTGGCACGTGTACTTATGAGCTGGATCCAGCCCCAGCCTACCTCAGGGATAGGCCAGTTTATATTTGATGTTACCGAACCGGTACTGGCGCCGATCCGTAAGCTTTTACCCCAGACTTATATGATAGATTTCTCGCCCATAGTAGCTTTTTTGCTATTGCAGCTTATAGCTAGTCTTGTAAACGGCTTATTTACAGGATAAGGTTTCTTATTAAGGAGTATTAATGAAAAAGGCCCAACCAGCTGATTTCCCTAAATTCGAAGCCGAGATGATAGAGGTCTGGGATAAGGAAAAAACTTTTGCCGCTAGTCTAAAACAACGAAGCAGCGCACCCCTGTTTAGCTTCTATGACGGCCCACCGTTTGCGAACGGTCTGCCGCACTATGGCCATGTGGTGCCGGTAACTATTAAGGATTCTATTACCCGCTATAAAACGATGCGCGGGTACTTGGTGCCGCGCCGTAACGGCTGGGACACTCACGGCCTGCCGGTAGAGTATGAAATTGAGCGCGAGCTGGGCCTTAAGAGCAAACGGGAGATTCATAAGTATGGGGTAGATAAATTCATTGAGGCCTGCCGAGGTTCAGTATTCAAATACCGCCAGGAGTGGGAACAGTTCTTTGTGCGCCTGGGCCGCTGGGCCGATAGCAGCGACGCCTACTCAACCCTAGACGACGATTATATGGAAAGCGTCTGGTGGGTAATCAATGAGCTAAATAAAAAGCAGCTACTGGAGGAAACTTTCCGCAGTATGCCTTATTGCCCCCGCTGCGCCACACCGCTCTCGAATTTTGAAGTGAACCAGAATTATAAAGACAATGTGCCCGACCCGAGTGTATATGTGAAGTTTGAGCTAGCTGACGTGCCAAATACATATCTACTGGCCTGGACGACCACCCCGTGGACTTTGCCGGCCAATGCGGCCCTAGCAGTGGATGCAGGGGCCGATTATGTGACGGTGGAGACTCATGACAAATCCAGGCTGATACTGGCTAAAAAACGGCTAGAGGTGCTGGATCTGCGCAAGTCGGAATACAAAGTAGTAGAAACCAGGAAGGGTGCAAAGCTTGTAGGCCAACGCTACAAATCACTGTATGACTTTGCAGAGATTACGGCAGAAGAAGAGGGGAGGGCTCACCGCGTATACCAAGATGATTCCGTCAGCCTAGATGACGGCAGCGGTATTCTGCATGTGGCGCCTAGATACGGCGAAACCGACCTTGAGCTGGGAATGAAGGAAGGCCTGCCT
This portion of the Candidatus Dormiibacterota bacterium genome encodes:
- a CDS encoding adenosylcobalamin-dependent ribonucleoside-diphosphate reductase, which produces MARLHAQFTELVPDDYAVTSPEPDFDDNQRTIFDNRYSRKDEDGNPSELPQEAIWRKAINVSAVEALYAGERKLGTKSPSKARRVDPKHVEFPFRTAVRKYNWLVGNKLITNSFERVMMAGMEAWLEKAKQFQTLVTRLDYLGNSPTWTGAGTNLGQLAACFVLPIADDLGRRRDSIYETLKVAVLIQQTGGGNGFPLYDIRPEGALVYRSMGKASGAMSFLRVYNAAFIEMAQGGTRRGANMGVMLVSHPEIRPFMNAKTEEGKIKEFNLSVAITDDFMQSVEEDADFNLEFDGKVYETVKARELYEEIIQKAWIMGDPGNLFIDRANRDNPNPRRYRLKATNPCGEQWLGEYENCCLGSIHIGNFANWDGTFDWERFREAVVLSTEFLDDVVDANAYVPEVPELEAAAEGGRRIGLGLMGLADALAKVGLGYNTPEGREFSAQVTEFARYHCMLTSIERAEERGPFHWIKDSIYDPDLLKEFGPGAEYAGITEQGEPFTHKLWQPPQPLVQFERDFGRPELDWDLVTQGIIQHGIRNCCQFTFAPTGTISNVAGCEGSGCEPFFALRFIRTMMQEAENIELPYLSSLFEESLRRHGVSDEDREQILAELAEAPNGSCQEIELVPEAVKQAFVVAADISAEAHVRMQASLQAFVDNSISKTINMPNEATPEDVSTAYKLAYELGCKGITIYRQGSRQLEVLSTKSASKTGEVEVVDEEHWPIIRPMAIPRQAEKEGLPARVFPVMTPFGKMQVTITEHPDHPGRPFDTRITFGKAGNDKAADTEALGRMISLLFRSGVAVEDIVDQLKGLGGFTQYGLGERKVLSAPDGLSKLLERKYIDVDADVSELEDAAADPPAEGGNGKVLGTEICPKCHRGTVVFADGCLHCEIRLGGCGEYNKCL
- a CDS encoding YggT family protein, with the translated sequence MLEAVLINFINLFVTVFNILLLARVLMSWIQPQPTSGIGQFIFDVTEPVLAPIRKLLPQTYMIDFSPIVAFLLLQLIASLVNGLFTG
- the nrdR gene encoding transcriptional regulator NrdR is translated as MKCHDCDYMDSKVIESRDLEDGASIRRRRQCLKCGFRFTTYERLDKPRLSVIKKDGRREPYDRDKVAGGMYRACEKRPIAIALVEEVIDQIEREVRALGEAEVPSEQVGGIVMNKLMALDDVAYVRFASVYRSFTDVASFEAELERLKKRIV